DNA from Candidatus Caldatribacterium sp.:
GGAAGAACGTCATCCTTCAGGTGGGACATATCGAACGCTTCAACTCGGCGGTCATGGAACTTGCAAAAATCGTGGACCGACCCATCTTCATCGAATGTTGCCGGATGGGTCCTTACACGAATCGGAATACGGATGTTGGAGTGGTTCTTGATCTCATGATCCATGATATCGACATCGTGATGAGCATTGTGAAAAGCAGTGTCGTCAGGGTAAATGCTTTCGGGCGTTCGGTTTTTTCTCGCCAGGAGGATATTGCCAACGCTCAACTCGTCTTTCAGAACGGTTGCATTGCAAACCTCACTGCGAGTCGGGTCACACGGAAGAAGATCCGCCGTATGGAGATCACTCAGGCGGACTCCTTCATTTCCATCGATTACCTGGAGCAGGAGCTTGCGGTGTACAAGAAGACCTCCTCATCTCTGCCTCAGCTCATCGAAAAGCCTGTCATGCAGAAGGGAGAGCCTCTACGGCTTGAGCTTGAGCATTTCATCCACTGCGTGCGGAACGGGGAAAAACCCCTTGTGGGCCTTGAGGAGGGGAAGAACGCCCTTGAGGTAGCCCTGCGCATCCTTGAGGAAATTCAAAGGAACCAAGGTGACGGCGATGGCAAAGTATAATGTGGTGATTGTTGGTGCTGGTCCGGCAGGGATTTTTGCTGCGCTTGAACTTGCGGAACGAAGTAACCTCCGTGTTCTTGTTGTGGACCGGGGGAGGAATATCGAGAAGCGAATCTGCCCGGCGAGAGAAAACAGCCGCATCTGCCAGAAGTGTACGCCCTGTTCTCTCCTTTGTGGATGGGGAGGGGCGGGGGCCTTTAGTGACGGAAAACTCACTCTTTCCCGGGAGGTCGGAGGCCAGCTCACTGCATATATCGACGAGAAAGAGTTCGCCTCGGTCCTTGACTATGTGGATAAGGTGTACCTTCGCTTTGGGGGGACAGCTCGCATTTACGGGACAGATGGGGAGCGGGTGGAA
Protein-coding regions in this window:
- a CDS encoding Gfo/Idh/MocA family oxidoreductase, translated to MVRVGVVGVGYLGQHHARVYSKIPGVELVGVVDINEERAREVAKRYATTPFFDYRDLFGKVDAVSIVVPTVLHRDIAAHFIEEGINILIEKPVTTTLEEAKELMEMAARKNVILQVGHIERFNSAVMELAKIVDRPIFIECCRMGPYTNRNTDVGVVLDLMIHDIDIVMSIVKSSVVRVNAFGRSVFSRQEDIANAQLVFQNGCIANLTASRVTRKKIRRMEITQADSFISIDYLEQELAVYKKTSSSLPQLIEKPVMQKGEPLRLELEHFIHCVRNGEKPLVGLEEGKNALEVALRILEEIQRNQGDGDGKV
- a CDS encoding FAD-dependent oxidoreductase, which encodes MAKYNVVIVGAGPAGIFAALELAERSNLRVLVVDRGRNIEKRICPARENSRICQKCTPCSLLCGWGGAGAFSDGKLTLSREVGGQLTAYIDEKEFASVLDYVDKVYLRFGGTARIYGTDGERVEELRKRAEKAELILVPSQVRHLGTDRCRDILRNIFDYLKERIEVRTLTAVDEILVKDRVARGVRLETGEEIESSFVIVA